AGCTTCGCATCTCTTCTGGATACCCCGCTAAGATGACAGCAAATTTCCCTTGATGCTTCCCTGTCATAGCAGAGACGAGTGTATCTATAGCGGCCTGTCCATAGTCTTGACCTGTTTGCCCTTCTCGCTTTAAGCTATACGCCTCATCGATGAATAAAACGCCACCAAGTGCACGTTCAATCGCTTGAGTCGTTTGTTCTTCCGTTTGACCAACGTATCCCCCGACAAGTTGCGAACGATCGACCTCATACACTTCTGGTCGTTCAAGTAAACCTAACTCATAATATATCGTTGCCATAAGCCTTGCTAGTCGTGTTTTTCCTGTTCCAGGATTCCCTGTTAAAATCATATGTAAGCTTAACTCATCTTTAAATCGAAAGCCCTGTTCTTTTCTTGCTTTTTGATAATGAAGGAATTGATATAGCTTAGAAATTCTTCTTTTTACATCCTCTAAACCAATCATCGAATCCAATTCATCCAAAGCTGACAATGTCTCTCTTTTTGGTGAGAATGCCGTAAGCAATTCCTCCCACTCTTGTTTTGCATCCTCTATTTCTTGCACTGCTTTTTGAATCTGACTAAACTGCGCTTGAGAATAATACACACCGGTTAATGAATTTGCATATTCCTTTGTTGTTCGTTCGATCGTCTTAAATGGTTCATGAAACGTTTCATACGATTTATTTAATGTATAGATAAAATCCTCAAGTTCCGTATCGTTAATAAAGTCCAATGAAAGCTTTGCTTCCTCAAAATAGGATGACATGACCTCATCTAGTTGAAAGAATTGTTCAGCAATTTGATGGTATATCTCTGCCGTTTTCTTTTTTGCACTTCCATGATCAGTTTCACGAATCGATGGAAACTTCATTGGAATAGGAAGATCTCTTGCATAGTGAATAATTTCCTTGAGACGTAAGCAATGAGCCGTTTCATTTGTTTTATCAAAAGTAAGAGCCTTAGATGTCCAATCTGATGATAAATGATCTGTTCCCTTTATTTTTGAGGATCTTGATTCAGCTAATCGTGCATACAATTCAGACGTTAATTGATTTCCTTCCTTGGTCTCTTCACCTGATTCTAATTGTTTTAAAAGTTGCAAAGCCGTCGCTTCTTGAAACGACCGATTTTCTAATTTTGTTTGTTCTAACCATTCTTCAATTTGCTCTATTGTCCATCGTTCTCTTAACATAACCCTCACCTCAATCTCATGCCCAATATTTTACCATGATCAGCATCAACTTGCATGTCTCGGTTGTTTCTGTCTTACTTTGCGCACATATGTCCCAACATAGACACCCGTTAAGACAAGAAATGCTCCAATACCATATGCCGCAGTAAATTCTTCTCCTAAGAAGAGCGTAGCCATAATCACAGCTGAGACGGGCATAACATTAATAAAAATCGATGCACGCGCTGCGCCAATTTGTTGAATACCATAATAGTACATAATAAAACTAACAACCGTAACGAACACACTCATATGAACTATGGAGAACCAAGCAATCGGTGTCGCATGTAATACGGCATTCATCGGACGTTCTAATAAGGAAAAAGGCAATAAAAACAATGTCCCAAATCCAACAGCATACGTAGTCGACACGATCGGACTGAATTTCTTTAAAACAACACGACCTAGTACACTATAAAGAGCCCATGTGATCACAGCGATCCCTAAAACAAGATCAATCGCTTCAAAACGAAATTGAGTTAAAATGTGTAGATTTCCTTCTGTGACGATGACGACGACCCCACTAAGTGCGAGTACTAACCCGATAATTTGTTTTCTCGAGATCGCTTCTTTCAAAAATACCGCTGACAGCAAAACAATCAGCATTGGATTCGCCGCAATAAAAAGGGAACTTTTGATCACAGGTGCATGTTTACTTGCTAAAAAGAAGCAAATATTATATATCGCAATGCCTGTTACTCCTAATAAACTAAACATTCCCCAATCCTTTAATGAAGGTTTTGGTCGATTGCGTTCAACGATCCACATAATTGGAAACAAAAGCAAGGCTGCTCCGAAAAAGCGCAAAAATGCAATTGTAGCTGGTTCGAAACTTTCTATCGCAAATTTGCCTGCAATAAAGGCACTTCCCCAAATCGCAGTACTAATTGTTAACATGAGGTATATTGGCCACAGTTTATTTTTCACGTACTGATTCCCCTTTTTATCTTCTTTTCTTATTGTACTTGCTTTCTTCGGTAAACGAAATATCTAAAACAAAAAAATGTCTATTGCCCTTTAATGGCAATAGACACCTTCTTCCATCACTTGACGTGCATACGTTTCGATAACGGTCCCATCATCTAATAAAAAGTCAATAGGATGCTGATCATTCCATAATTCATCACTTGATGTCCGGTTGATAAAGACTTGTTGTTCAAGCTCCGAAATATAAGAACCACCTTCGTAATGAATCTGCACTCGTGCTACATCGACAGGCTCTTGAATCATTCCAAATGTGACATACGTATAGCCAAATTGCAAATCACTAAATGCCCCGCTTTGAACACGGAAGGTTCTAATTTTCTGATCTTCTTCGGTCACTTTCGATCCACCTATTGTAAGCATCGAAGCAGGAAGTCGTTTCATTCCATCCGTTGTTTTCTCTAACACTTGTGCTACAAGATCTGCTTGATCGACCGTATAGATCACGATCACTCTAGTAGCATCGAGTTCTTCTTCCTTATGAATTGTTACGACAGAATCACTAGAGTACGTTGCCGAAATCGCTTCTTGTTTCGTCGCATAAACCGTTTCATCCATCACCATATCTATCGGTGTCGCCCCCATCATAAGAGAGAAGTAAAGCAAACCACTCGTACAAGCAAGCACAATCAATGGAACGATGATTCGACTTGATCTCACTAATATAAATAACGCTATTAAGAAAAGCACAAGCGACGCCATTAAGCTAATTAAAATCCCCGCACCAAACTCAATGCTAAGTGTTTGACCAGGTAAAATTGGCTGATCTACAAACCAGCTAAAGAGTGGCGAGATTGATTCCGTTTGCAAAGTATCAATAACTTCATGAGGTGGCGTCTGTTCTGTCATCCATGTTGTAATAGCAAGAACGAGTATGGCAACGATGCTTTCGATTTTAAACGATATCATAAGATTGCGTTCACTAATTCCTTTTTTCACAGAACGCATTAAAAAGCTATGACGAAACCCTAAAATTAGCAAAGGGATAAAGAGAATATGTTTTATGAGTAGTAACTGTCCATACGTGATCATCCAGGAGTTGACATATTGTGGAACTATATCGCCCATTAACAACAATCCCGTAGCAGTAATTGCTAACACACAAAGTACGGCTAACGGGCTAAACCACGCCGCAAACGCCTTCTTCTGATCGATTGACCGACTGAACCAAGCGATCACAAAAACAGGTCCTATCCAAGCTGACACAGCCAAAAGATGCACACTGTTTGAGATAAATCCCAAAACACCTGCAATCGAGGCTGCGTGACTAGCCCAGCCTGAAGACAAAACTAAAACCAACACAAGTAGTAATTGAATCATCCTGACTTGAAATGATCGTTGGTTGGAATAAGTCAACACAAAAAGAATGATCGTTCCAAAGAAACTGATAAGAGCTGATTGTCCGACAGCGTAAGTTAAGAAGACGGTTGGCAAGGCCTCAGCTAACCCTATAGAGAACTGTGTAACAAGAACATTCAATATGTTATAAACAGGCACAAGCAACAGTACTGGTACTAATGCTGTGACTGATAAGACGATTTTTTTCGGGATATGAATGCTCGGCCTGATTGATTGTGGAATAACAAGCAAGAGGTGATAACCGACCAATAGAAGAAAACTTAGCATTAAGAGCAGTTGACTTAATTCAACCATAGCCTATTGTTTCCTTCTCTTCGTAAACCACACAACTGCATACAATATGACACTTAAGAGCCCCAACAAAAGAATGATATGAATTATAGAGAAGCTTGTTGCCTCTTCATTCTCACTTCCGTCTTCATTCATTGATTCGTCCTCAACCACCTCTTCGGTCATTTCTTCTACTTGTTGGTCTTCCGCGATTTCTTCTTGCTCATTCTTTTCATTTTCTATTTGCCTAACTGATTCATCCACTGTAAAAGAATAGGCCCCCTCTGTCTGATGCGTATCAGCACCAATAGCCATCCAGTTTACCGTGTATTGACCAGGGGGAAGCTCTTGATCAAACTCCACTATCATAGTAGGACTGTCAATGATAATATCTCTAATTTCGACTTCTTCTTCGTTTTCGTTCAAAACAGTGACTGTACTAAACTGCTCAATACCACCATTGAAAAATAGCTCTAACCCTTCCACCGCTTCGCTTACAACCTCGTCTGCAGCTGGTTTTGATTCACTCACATAGGAATGAGCAAAAACAGTTGAAGGTAAAAGCATTGCAACCGCAAAAATAATGGTCATCCATACGATCTTCATCATATCATCCCTTCACCATATCCAAGTAATATACTATGTTTAATATACTATTTAACTTATGTTTCGTAAATGAAAAAGTCACTTTTATCTTTCATTACGGTCAATGAAATTGTTAAAAAGTCTTTCTCTTTTACGTTTCTTTAAACTATGAGAAGATATAGTGGGAAGAAAAATACGGAGGAACAAATCATGATTCGAAAACTATTCATTTTTATCCTATACGCACTCATTGCATTGTTGATTTATTGGTATGGTGATTCGATCCTTCAATGGATTCGCCAAGGGGGAGCAAACTATGTGATACTCACAGCTTTTTTAGCGACGATGTTTGCTTTATTTCCGATTATTCCATATCCCATTATCGGCGGAGTTTTAGGTGCTGTATATGGCCCTGCACTCGGTAGTTTGGTCACCTGGATCGGATCATCTATGGCATCCATTATTATGTTTGTCTTCGTAAGATTCGGTTATCAAGATTGGGGACTGAACATAGTCAACCGTTACAAATCTCTTTCTAAAGTGACCACTTTATTTGAGAAGAATGCCTTTATGACCATCTTTATAACACGATTAATACCAGTCATTCCGTCAATTATCGTCAATGTTTATTCTGCCTTAAGCCGTGTACGCTTCTTGTCTTATGCGATCGCCTCATCTCTTGGTAAGATGCCATCGATGATTTTGTTTGCTGTTGTCGGCAACTCTTTTGTAAATGATCCAAGTCAATTGATTGTAATTGGGGTTGCCTACCTTGTATTCCTAGGCCTCGTTTATGGAACGTACACTTTTTGGCAAAAGAAGGCGGAAAACAACGAAAAGCTCCCTGAATTATAGGGAGCTTTTTTGGTCATTTGTATAGACAATGATTCGATTTCGCGCCATTAATATCGTCATAGCCAACACAGCACCAAGCCATGTACCGAACGTATTTAATATTAGATCATCCACATTAGCAACACGATGTGTAAACATAAATTGACTCGTTTCAATCATGAGTGACACTAAAAAGCCAACGAACGTAACCAGTCCAATTATTCGAAGCCTTCGAACTAATAAGGTCAACAAAAATCCAAGGGGCATAAACATGACAATATTACCAAGTAAAATTTTTATCGGGTCAATAATCGTAGGACTAAACAGCGCTATGCGATAGATACTTCGAAATGGGACGAGGTTATAATTCCTACCTCCAGGGGCTGCTGCGCCAAGGGAGGCACCATAATTCCAAGCAAGTAGGGTAACATAGAACAATGAAAGAATGTAAAGGAAGAAGAAAATCCAAACCCATGTCTTCAGTTGAATGTTCTTCATGTTGATCCCCTACCTTCTCTTGTTTCTGTCTCTCTATTATTAAGGGTACATCTGCTTTTTGACAAGCACTTTCCCTCGACAAGATTCTAATTTCTCATATAAAAGGCCTAAAGACACGAATGGTCCTTAGGCTTTCTCGTATCAGCTATCCTTTCGGTGGAACATAATCCGGTTGCTGATTACTTTTTGTATTCATTTGTTTCCCTTTATTTGTTGTAGCTTCAACCGGTTGTGTTCCAGGATGATATGGTCTAAATTGAGCTGAAGTTGATTTTGCACTCTTCATGATTGATCCCCTCCTATTAATTAGGATGTCATCACGAGTGTGTCATCATACTGGAAATGATCGTTACTTTTCAATAGCGTGACGTTGCTCCCACCTTACTTCAATTTGCTCTAATAAGGCTTTATCTTTAAGAATTTGTTCTCTGTTTTCTCTCATTAGTTGCTCAAATGGCACTTTTCTGACTTTTCTCACTTGAAACACCCCTTTATCTTTTCAACAGTTTGGCATTAAAGAGAGTGTTTTATACATATTATCTGCCCTTTTTAACATGGTCCTTCGTATGTTTCGGACTAATGTAGACGTTTCCCGCTTCATCTATTGTCAGTACAAAAATTTCTTTAGGATTGGCATAACCATGTTTATGAATGAGATTATGTAACCAGTCAAGCGTACCAACGTTTTTAAGATTAGCTTCAATGATATGGCCATCTTCAATTATCACGCTAGGATAGCCCTTATTTGGTGCTTTTATTTGAAGGTCATTTGGTGTTGCACTATCATGTGCCGATTTCTTTATGACACTAATTTGTCCATTCATCTCAAGAACAGCATAGTCAACTTCATTCAAGTCAATCGCACCATTTAGACGCATATCCATCATAAAAGATTCAAGCGTAATTTTAACTCTTCTAAGTTGTTCATGTAAAATCACTCCATTTCTCAGCAAGATAATTGGCTCGTCTTCAATCACTCGACGGAAACGTGGTGTCTTTAGAGCAATAAAGCTTAAGGATAAATGAAGACCTGCAATCGTAGCAGCAGCAACGACTGGACCCGCTAAAGGTAGTGATCCATCTGTCAAAGGTTCGCCTAGAATGTCCCCAATGACGACACCAAAAATAAAATCCAGCGCATCAATAGAACCCATGGAACGTTGTCCGACAATCTTTACAATGAGAAAAATGTAAAGATATACAATTCCTGCCCGAATAAGAAACCCTATAATCGGTAACGTCTCTGACCCACTCCAAATCTCCATCTCTGCTTCCCTCCTTTGCGATTCCATGAGATAAAACCGAAGATAACATTCTTCGGTTTTATCTCATTTAAACGTGAGTGCTATTCTTGTTGTTGATTTTGTGCTGATTCTTGAAATTGAGGCTCTTCATTTAATACTTGCGAATAACGACCTTCGAGTAGCGTCAAAATATTCTTTTGTTGGTCAGCTAATTGTTCAAACATCTGTTTTGCCTTTTCATTTTCTGTCTCTAAGCTAAATTGAGTCAAACTCGCTTGGACCGATTGACATTCGGCTATTGCTTGTTGCATCTGTGTTTGTACGGTCATGTTACATCCCCTATGAACGTTGGTTTTTGTTCATTTTTTTTGCTTCAATTTCTGCATACGAGGCAAATTCTGTATCTGCATGATTGACTTTACCTTGAGCTTTTGCATTGTTATTGCGCTGAGCATTGGCGTTGCCTTTCTTTTGACGTCCCATACCATCATCTCCTTTGTTTCTATAAATGAACGTGCACCTTTATTGTGCGCCAATGGGACTGATTTATGAGGATATTTATTATTAGAAAAAAGCCACCTAATGGAATAGGCGGCTTATCTTTTGGTCATTATGAGCGATCCTTGTCGCTTGGATCATGATTGTTTTTCTCATGGTCATTTTTTGACGTATCAACAATTTGCTCAAGTAATTTTAAAATATCATTTTTCGATAAAGAGTCTGTCGAATTAGGTTTGTTCGTAGAATCACTCTCTTTTTCCAACTCTTGTGATTCCTCCTTGGCAGAACTCTTATCTTGTAGGGCTTGATCAAGTTCTTTCTCAACAAAACCATACTCACTAACACGTTCTGTCTCGACAGTCGGTGGTAGCGTTTTGGCACGGTCATTGACCTCGAAAAACTCTCCTTCTACCGTCACATAACGACGTTTTCTAGTCTGGTTATCAAACAAACTGTATACAACAGGGATCACAAACAAGGTAAGGAATGTACTACTAATTAAGCCACCAATAACAGCTAGGGCCATTGGCTGTTGGAGTTCAGCTCCTTCACCAAGTCCAAGTGCAAGTGGCACCATACCCAATATCGTTGTTGATGAAGTCATTAAAATTGGTCTTGTACGATCTTTTACCGAAACTACAAGCGCTTCAAAGGTCGATAACCCACTTGCTTTTCGTTGGTTCACATAATCAACAAGGACAATCGCATTGTTCACGACAATCCCAATCAAAACAATTAACCCGATAAATACCGTCACACTTAATGCTGTTTGTGTAACAATTAAAGCTAACGCCACTCCTATGACGACGAGTGGAACAGTGAACATAATGACAAATGGCATTTTAAATGATTCAAATTGTGCGGCCATCACGAGATAAATAAAGATGATCGCAAGGAGGATTGCAAGGCCCATGCTACCAATCGAATCTTCAAGTAGCTCTTGCTCACCACCATAACTAAATGACGTTTGATCATCTAACCCCACATCATCAACAGCCTCTTCTACTAATTGGCTAATATCACCGAGTGTCGTCGACGTGGAATAGAAAACTGTAAATTCCACAGCCTCTTCTTGTTCCATACGTTGAATCGTTGTAGGACCTTCACCATTTAAAATTTCAGCTACTTCGTTTAAAGCAATATATTCCCCATTACCATTTTGAAGTTGCAAGGTTTCAAGAGCTTCGAGATCTTCTGTAAATTCAGGATCAATCTTAACAAAGATATTAAATAAATTATTATCTTCTGTTTGAAGCGTTGAAGCCAGCTGCCCACGTGTTAAGTCATGCACTTGCTGAGCAATTTGTGCTGGTGCAAGTCCATTTTCCCTAGCTAAGTCTCTATCGACCTCAATTTGAATTTCTGGACTTGTCTCTTCAATACTTAGTTCAATTTCACGAACTTCACGTATCGATAGTAATTCTTCCTCTAATTCTTCAGCGGTTTCATACAATCTTATTGAGTTCGGATCACTAATTGTAAACACTAACGTATTCGCTTCTGTGCCTAGAGAACCAACCGTTGAAAGAGAAATCTCAGCATCACGATCAACACGACTCACGTCTGACTGAACCGATTCTATAAAATCACTTGTTGAAATGGTTCGTTGATCTTGTGGAACCATCGCAACAAAAATTTGAGCTTGATGGTCACCTGAGTTCCCCATCATTGCGTTTTGATCACTTGATCCTGCTGATGAAACGTAATCTGCAATTTCACGGTAATCGCCTAACATATCCTCTACAGCTTCAACGGTTTCTTGAGTACGCTCAACCGTTGTACCTTGTTCAAGGGCGATATCAACAGTGAAATTCCCTTGATCACTATCTGGGATCAATTCTGTTCCGACTTGGGTTAATCCTAATCCTCCGACAACAAGAAGAATCAACGTGATTGCTAATACGGCAAATCGATGTGTTAAAACCCATCGTGTCGAACGATCCATCCCTCTCATAAAGGAAGAGTCCATTCGTTTTGCTTCACGATCTTCATTAGGTTTTTTCAAGATTCTACTTGCGATCATCGGCACAACCGTTAGTGCAACAAGTAATGAAGCAAGTAAACTAAAGGATACAGCTAAAGCAAATTCTCTAAACAGGTTCGCAACTAGACCACTTATAAAGACGATTGGTAAGAAAACCGATACCGTCGTTAAAGTCGATGCAATAATTGCACCAGACACTTCTTTTGTTCCGTCTAATGCTGCCTCTTTAGGTTTTTTATTCATCGATAAGTGGCGATATATGTTTTCAATAACGACAATCGCATTATCCACGAGCATCCCAATCCCTAAGGCTAATCCCCCAAGACTCATTAAGTTCAATCCAATGCCAGCAAAGTATAAGAAGGCAAATGTAACAATGATCGAAAATGGTATTGCAATTCCAACAATAAGCGGTGTCTTTAAGTTCCGTAAGAAAAAGAATAAGACAAGCATCGCCAAGATTCCCCCGAAAATAAGGGCATTTGTTACACTGGCAATTGCTGAATTAATAAATTCTCCTTCATCAAATAGCATGACTGTGTTTAAATCTTCGTACTTCGAATCGTCAAGAAGATCGTTTAACCGATCATTGACTGCATTCGATACTTGCACGGTGTTTGATTCTGATTCCTTCATAATCGTAAATTGAATGGCAGGCTCTTGATTGGCACGTGTAATGACATTTGTATCCGCTGTTGCGACCTCAACCGTACCAAGATCCTCTAACAACAAATTGTTTCCGTCGGTTCCTACACCAACAACAAGTTCCCTTACCTCTTCAATCGCTACCAATTCGCTAATCACTCGTGTCGTTAAACTCAGATCTCCATCTAAGACAGTACCACCTGGCATGGTCAAATTATTCGATTGAATAACAGACACAACATCATCTTGTGTTAAATTGTTCGCGATCAATTCGTCTTGATTTAACGTAATTTGAATTTCCTCGATTAAGCTCCCTGCTTCATCGATACTTGCTACTCCCGGAACTTTTGTAAGTTCAAGTCTCATGTCATCGACTAAGTCTTGAATGCTTAAAATATCGTCTTCCCCTGTAATAGCCAGTTGCATCATCGGCATCATCGATGGATCAAACTTCAAGAAGCTCGGCTCATTCGCATCCTCAGGAAGAGGGGTTTGACGAATCGTGTTAATAATATCAAGTTCCACATCATCAATTGATGCTGTCCAACTAAATTCAAGTAAAATTAACGTCATTCCTTCACTTGTTGTCGAACTAATTTTCTTTAAACCTGAAGTCGTTGCAAGCTGACTCTCTAGAGGTTTCGTTACTTTATCTTGAACCTCCTCAGGACTCGCCCCTGAATAACTCGTTACTACCGCTGCAACAGGCGGGTTAATATTTGGGAACAATTGTAATGGTAAATTTGTAATGGATACAAACCCAAATATTAAGAAGAGCAGCATAGCCACAATCGTAAATTTCGGTCTCCTAATGGAAAAATTAGTCATCGTATTCTTTTTCTCCTTTATCTTGGCAACAGATGCTGCTTTTTTTACTTTCATACGTTGATTCTGTTCAAAGAATATTAGCTTTTATTCATACATTTACCGCAAAATAGTTTAATTACTTAACAGTTTTAATCCTAAATGATTCCAACACAGATGGCAACTGTTTTCCCTTATAAGGCGTTAGTCTTCACAATTTGTTCGAATTCTTCTTTTCTTCAACAATAATTTCATCTAATTTGCGTAATGTGTTTCGCACATGCTTTAAATCATCGATAGGCAATTTCGAAAGATAAATCGTCATCATTTTTTGTTCAAGTTTCATCAATTCTCGTTGTATTCTCTCTCCGTTAAACCCTAACTCAAGGTTTACTTCGCGTCGATTTTCACTGTTGATTTGACGAACAATGATTTTTTCATCTTCGAGCTTTGACATTGATTGACTCACCGCACTCTTTGAAATCTCAAAATACTGAGCAATTTCAGAGATCGTCGTCTCTGGTTTTTTCAAAATATGAAACAACATCGCTACTTGTCTTTTCGTTAAATGAAACTCATTTAAAATCTCGAGATCAGGAATAAAATGCTTCCCTATGCTTCTCATCACATCATCTAAATCCAATAAAATTTGTTTATATTCTTCCATCTTTAGCCACTCCATTATTCAGATTACCTTACTACTATGTACTAGCTTGATTTTAACAAGATTTTGCACAAAAAGAAATTCAGAACAAAAAACCAGCCTATCAGAATCGATAGACTGGTTAATCTGTGAATTAGATTTGTGCAATCTTGCTACGAAGTACCATTTGCAGAATACCACCGTGACGGTAGTAATCCATTTCTACATCACTGTCAAAACGTACAAGAACTTCAAACTCTTTCTTATTTCCGTCTTTAGCTGTTGCAACGACTTTCACCATTTCACGTGGTTGTACATTGTTTGTAATTTGAACATCAAATGCTTCTTCTCCAGTTAAACCAAGAGATTCTGCACTGTCGCCATCTTTAAATTGCAAAGGAAGAACACCCATAAGAACTAAGTTACTACGGTGAATACGCTCATAGCTCTCCGCAATAACTGTTTTAATTCCTAGCAAGTTCGTGCCTTTTGCAGCCCAGTCACGCGAGCTTCCCATGCCGTAATCTTTCCCAGCAAGAATCGCAAGACCTGTGCTTGTTTCTTTGTATCTCATCGCAGCATCATAAATACTCATCACATCACCAGTTGGCCAGAATGTTGTGAAACCACCTTCTGTACCTGGTGCGATTTGGTTACGGATACGAATGTTGGCAAACGTACCTCTCATCATAACATCATGGTTACCACGTCGTGAACCGTAAGAGTTGAAATCTCTAGGGTCAACACCTTTAGAAATTAAAT
Above is a genomic segment from Bacillus sp. FJAT-45037 containing:
- a CDS encoding acid-soluble spore protein N, with product MKSAKSTSAQFRPYHPGTQPVEATTNKGKQMNTKSNQQPDYVPPKG
- a CDS encoding VanZ family protein, with protein sequence MKNIQLKTWVWIFFFLYILSLFYVTLLAWNYGASLGAAAPGGRNYNLVPFRSIYRIALFSPTIIDPIKILLGNIVMFMPLGFLLTLLVRRLRIIGLVTFVGFLVSLMIETSQFMFTHRVANVDDLILNTFGTWLGAVLAMTILMARNRIIVYTNDQKSSL
- a CDS encoding TVP38/TMEM64 family protein; protein product: MIRKLFIFILYALIALLIYWYGDSILQWIRQGGANYVILTAFLATMFALFPIIPYPIIGGVLGAVYGPALGSLVTWIGSSMASIIMFVFVRFGYQDWGLNIVNRYKSLSKVTTLFEKNAFMTIFITRLIPVIPSIIVNVYSALSRVRFLSYAIASSLGKMPSMILFAVVGNSFVNDPSQLIVIGVAYLVFLGLVYGTYTFWQKKAENNEKLPEL
- a CDS encoding DUF421 domain-containing protein, which produces MEIWSGSETLPIIGFLIRAGIVYLYIFLIVKIVGQRSMGSIDALDFIFGVVIGDILGEPLTDGSLPLAGPVVAAATIAGLHLSLSFIALKTPRFRRVIEDEPIILLRNGVILHEQLRRVKITLESFMMDMRLNGAIDLNEVDYAVLEMNGQISVIKKSAHDSATPNDLQIKAPNKGYPSVIIEDGHIIEANLKNVGTLDWLHNLIHKHGYANPKEIFVLTIDEAGNVYISPKHTKDHVKKGR
- a CDS encoding copper resistance CopC family protein, with the protein product MKIVWMTIIFAVAMLLPSTVFAHSYVSESKPAADEVVSEAVEGLELFFNGGIEQFSTVTVLNENEEEVEIRDIIIDSPTMIVEFDQELPPGQYTVNWMAIGADTHQTEGAYSFTVDESVRQIENEKNEQEEIAEDQQVEEMTEEVVEDESMNEDGSENEEATSFSIIHIILLLGLLSVILYAVVWFTKRRKQ
- a CDS encoding AAA family ATPase, whose amino-acid sequence is MLRERWTIEQIEEWLEQTKLENRSFQEATALQLLKQLESGEETKEGNQLTSELYARLAESRSSKIKGTDHLSSDWTSKALTFDKTNETAHCLRLKEIIHYARDLPIPMKFPSIRETDHGSAKKKTAEIYHQIAEQFFQLDEVMSSYFEEAKLSLDFINDTELEDFIYTLNKSYETFHEPFKTIERTTKEYANSLTGVYYSQAQFSQIQKAVQEIEDAKQEWEELLTAFSPKRETLSALDELDSMIGLEDVKRRISKLYQFLHYQKARKEQGFRFKDELSLHMILTGNPGTGKTRLARLMATIYYELGLLERPEVYEVDRSQLVGGYVGQTEEQTTQAIERALGGVLFIDEAYSLKREGQTGQDYGQAAIDTLVSAMTGKHQGKFAVILAGYPEEMRSFLRGNPGLRSRFPDQNQVHILNYSTEELIEMAKVVASENDYVISDEAFAALEERIETEQVDESFGNGRTVKNIMLDAIFHKGSSTILEHATSNDFLILEADDFRTEESKERAEINNPIQELFELVGLDAAKQEIERLTSFVHVQKLRREHQLETSPLHLHAIFTGNPGTGKTTVARMYAKALHKLGLLKRGHLVEVSRADLVAGYVGQTAIKTKEKVVDALGGVLFIDEAYSLMSSNESDFGAEALATIVQEITKHNENLVVIMAGYKEEMKQLIQVNPGLYSRFKHEVPFSDYTQSELIDILLSRADKMGYRLDSKARERLNALIPTNGHEGNGRFVVGLLELMIQAQASRLSEIDPAQLDVNMLQTITKEDLLTIEKNLEG
- a CDS encoding FbpB family small basic protein encodes the protein MRKVRKVPFEQLMRENREQILKDKALLEQIEVRWEQRHAIEK
- a CDS encoding DMT family transporter gives rise to the protein MKNKLWPIYLMLTISTAIWGSAFIAGKFAIESFEPATIAFLRFFGAALLLFPIMWIVERNRPKPSLKDWGMFSLLGVTGIAIYNICFFLASKHAPVIKSSLFIAANPMLIVLLSAVFLKEAISRKQIIGLVLALSGVVVIVTEGNLHILTQFRFEAIDLVLGIAVITWALYSVLGRVVLKKFSPIVSTTYAVGFGTLFLLPFSLLERPMNAVLHATPIAWFSIVHMSVFVTVVSFIMYYYGIQQIGAARASIFINVMPVSAVIMATLFLGEEFTAAYGIGAFLVLTGVYVGTYVRKVRQKQPRHAS
- a CDS encoding DUF1657 domain-containing protein produces the protein MTVQTQMQQAIAECQSVQASLTQFSLETENEKAKQMFEQLADQQKNILTLLEGRYSQVLNEEPQFQESAQNQQQE
- a CDS encoding copper resistance D family protein, whose protein sequence is MVELSQLLLMLSFLLLVGYHLLLVIPQSIRPSIHIPKKIVLSVTALVPVLLLVPVYNILNVLVTQFSIGLAEALPTVFLTYAVGQSALISFFGTIILFVLTYSNQRSFQVRMIQLLLVLVLVLSSGWASHAASIAGVLGFISNSVHLLAVSAWIGPVFVIAWFSRSIDQKKAFAAWFSPLAVLCVLAITATGLLLMGDIVPQYVNSWMITYGQLLLIKHILFIPLLILGFRHSFLMRSVKKGISERNLMISFKIESIVAILVLAITTWMTEQTPPHEVIDTLQTESISPLFSWFVDQPILPGQTLSIEFGAGILISLMASLVLFLIALFILVRSSRIIVPLIVLACTSGLLYFSLMMGATPIDMVMDETVYATKQEAISATYSSDSVVTIHKEEELDATRVIVIYTVDQADLVAQVLEKTTDGMKRLPASMLTIGGSKVTEEDQKIRTFRVQSGAFSDLQFGYTYVTFGMIQEPVDVARVQIHYEGGSYISELEQQVFINRTSSDELWNDQHPIDFLLDDGTVIETYARQVMEEGVYCH